The Nostoc sp. 'Peltigera membranacea cyanobiont' N6 genome contains the following window.
GCTTCCCGATGCGCTAACATAGCCCTACGTCCAAATTGCGATCTAGCACTCATTTGCACGAACATTTGCCAACCTTGCAGACTCCCCAAAGAAATCTTAGATTGCTTTAAAAAATCATTGCGCGTTTGAATTAACTGGTTGTATCTTTCCCGCTCAAGTTGCGATAACTTTACCTTAATTTGGACAATTTCATGTTCTGCTAACGCCTTCCCCGCCAAATCTTCGGCGCGTTTGCGATACACTTCTTCACCAATGAGGATATTTAAGTCAGCGTGTTTACCATCAGTGCGTTCTGGTGTAGCAGAGAGTCCTAGACGATAAGGTGCGATCGCATATTCAGCAATTACCCGATTAAAATCTGTTGGTAAATGGTGACATTCGTCAAAAACAATCAACGCATATTGATTTCCCAAGGTTTCAGCGTGAATTGCTGCACTGTCGTAAGTTGCAACTAAGATAGCCGTTCTATCCCGCGAACCACCTCCCAGCAACCCCACCTCAGCATCGGGGAAAGCCGCCACCAAATGTGCGTACCACTGATGCATTAAATCCAAAGTTGGCACTACAATTAGCGTCGTGCGCGGCGTTGACTGCATCGCCATTTGCGCCAAATAAGTCTTTCCCGCCGCCGTGGGAAGCACAACTACTCCCTGCCTACCCGCCAGTTTCCAAGCTGCTAGTGCCTCAGTCTGGTGGGGATAGGGTTCCATTTCCAAAGTGGGAACCAACTCCACAGGATAAAATTGCTTTGCCTCATCGATAAAATTCACATCTTCCGCTTGTAGTGCTTCCACTAGCGATCGGTATCTAATTGCTGGAATGCGGAATTTTTCAACTCTATCATCCCACGTAGCATAATCCATCCAACCTTTACCGCGTGGTGGTGGATGCAAAATTAATGTGCCACGATCAAAATTTAGTGTAGGGGTACGAGCCATTTATGGGGATTGGGGATTGGGGATTGGGGATTGGGGATTAGGGATTGGGGATTGGGAACCCCTCTAGTTAGTCTTCAGTACTTAGTACCTAGTCCTCAGTCCCTAGTCCCCAGTCCCTTGATTACTAATAACGTAAAAAGTGCATGATTCATTCAAGTAACTTAGACAAAAACCAACTAGATGCGCTCATCAGTCATGGAATGTCCGATCCACAAACAAACAATAGCCTTGCCAAATCTTACAAAGAACAGCGACAGAGCTTTTTGATAAAACGGCTGCAATTGCAGGCGCAGATTCTGCTGGTAGCTGGCTTGACTTTAATCGCTTTTTTTCTCTGGGCAAATTCACATCTAGAAGGCAAGATATACGCTTTTAAAATTGGGATTGTAGTAGAATTATTCACTCTTATTTGTTGGGGTTTATGTAAAACTCCTATTGGTCGCCGCCATCCTGACTTAATTTTTTTGAGTTTATGCTGGGCTGTAACTTGTGTTGTCCAAATTGATATAGCTTTGCTGTTTAATAGTCTGGAACCTAGAAACAATATTTGGACTCTGATGTTTCTCACTCAGGCTACAATCATACCAGTCCAATGGTGGATGCATTTAATATCTCAACTCGGAACAATAATTTGCTATTTAACCTTATATCTCTTATATAATCCCACATTGAAGAATCCATCAGCTTTTTATGCTGAACAAGGATTATACTTCTTTTGGACTTGCGTAATTTGTGTATTTTCTGTCTATTTATACGAACGCTTGCGAAAAAAAGAATTTTACGCCCGTAAGGCAATGGAACTGGCACAGCAAAAATCAGAAAGGCTGCTACTAAATATTCTGCCAGAGATGATTGCAGAACAATTAAAACAACAGCCTACAACTATTGCTGACAGTTTTCTAGAAGTTACGGTATTATTTGCCGATATTGTCGGTTTTACAGA
Protein-coding sequences here:
- a CDS encoding DEAD/DEAH box helicase, whose amino-acid sequence is MARTPTLNFDRGTLILHPPPRGKGWMDYATWDDRVEKFRIPAIRYRSLVEALQAEDVNFIDEAKQFYPVELVPTLEMEPYPHQTEALAAWKLAGRQGVVVLPTAAGKTYLAQMAMQSTPRTTLIVVPTLDLMHQWYAHLVAAFPDAEVGLLGGGSRDRTAILVATYDSAAIHAETLGNQYALIVFDECHHLPTDFNRVIAEYAIAPYRLGLSATPERTDGKHADLNILIGEEVYRKRAEDLAGKALAEHEIVQIKVKLSQLERERYNQLIQTRNDFLKQSKISLGSLQGWQMFVQMSARSQFGRRAMLAHREAKDIALGTDGKLRILINLLAEHYPARILIFTADNATVYRISQDLLIPAITHQTPVKERHEILTKFREGKYNTLVASHVLNEGVDVPAATVAIILSGTGSAREYTQRLGRILRKGNIENKQAILYEVVAEDTSEEGTSARRRGERKIGEAGGEKERKGKLEVVYGSGKERSLKAAEQLEINYSTGSSKSKIQNSDVTDRFTDASPKRGGDHPEETEDRSGNFGVGD
- a CDS encoding adenylate/guanylate cyclase domain-containing protein, coding for MIHSSNLDKNQLDALISHGMSDPQTNNSLAKSYKEQRQSFLIKRLQLQAQILLVAGLTLIAFFLWANSHLEGKIYAFKIGIVVELFTLICWGLCKTPIGRRHPDLIFLSLCWAVTCVVQIDIALLFNSLEPRNNIWTLMFLTQATIIPVQWWMHLISQLGTIICYLTLYLLYNPTLKNPSAFYAEQGLYFFWTCVICVFSVYLYERLRKKEFYARKAMELAQQKSERLLLNILPEMIAEQLKQQPTTIADSFLEVTVLFADIVGFTELSTRTSPAELVELLNTIFCLFDQLAERHGVEKIKTIGDAYMAVAGLPNQSNDHAPTIANMALDMQIAIATFNAENNQLFSIRIGISTGPVVAGVIGLKKFAYDLWGDTVNTASRMESHGIAGSIQVCEATYQLLKDRYLLEKRGLIQVKGKGEMMTYILKEIKLKA